The following coding sequences lie in one Rothia sp. SD9660Na genomic window:
- a CDS encoding DUF3073 domain-containing protein: MGRGRQKAKATRQAREMKYFSPDTDYTALERELSKNAGSQSKSSGYQYDDEDDYSEYADKYADDYQEK; the protein is encoded by the coding sequence ATGGGGCGCGGCCGTCAGAAGGCTAAAGCAACTCGGCAGGCTCGGGAGATGAAGTACTTCAGCCCCGACACCGACTACACTGCACTTGAGCGGGAGCTCAGCAAAAATGCTGGCTCTCAGTCTAAGTCGTCTGGTTATCAGTATGATGACGAGGACGATTACTCGGAATACGCAGACAAGTACGCCGACGATTATCAGGAGAAGTAA
- the purF gene encoding amidophosphoribosyltransferase translates to MARPDGKLSFDLDPVDHGPKDECGVFGVWAPGEDIAKLTYYGLYALQHRGQESAGIATSDGKHLSVYKDIGLVSQVFDEATLNSMTGHMAVGHCRYSTTGGNIWQNAQPTLGDTPHGTLALAHNGNLVNSADLYDRLLAKNGGKRPERGELAQGNTTDTALVTALLKDHDFDSLEEAALNLLPTLSGAFCLVFMDEHTLYAARDPQGVRPLVLGRLDRGWVIASETAALDIVGASFVREVEPGEFITIDEDGLRSQHFAEAKPAGCVFEYVYLARPDTTISGRSVYESRVEMGRQLAREHKVEADLVMPTPESGTPAAIGYAEESGIPFGNGLVKNAYVGRTFIQPSQTIRQLGIRLKLNPLRSVVEGKRLVVIDDSIVRGNTQRALVRMLREAGAKEVHVRISSPPVKWPCFYGIDFASRSELIANGLTIEEIGKSLGADSLGFISEEGMIAATEQPRERLCTACFTGKYPIELPSEDRRGKSIFDDSKGGPLAGTAAEVTVERPVAHKPSKAKAVSIETRPGTEALEHKFDSTPAASLGTGSCEPGPDSDLEDLVLPQDTIPADSTGTDREAR, encoded by the coding sequence TTGGCTCGTCCTGACGGAAAACTATCCTTCGACCTTGACCCCGTTGATCACGGCCCTAAAGACGAATGCGGCGTCTTTGGCGTATGGGCCCCCGGCGAAGATATCGCTAAGCTCACCTACTACGGCCTCTACGCCCTGCAACACCGTGGCCAGGAGTCAGCTGGTATCGCCACCAGCGACGGCAAACACCTGAGCGTCTACAAAGATATCGGCCTGGTATCCCAGGTGTTTGACGAGGCCACCCTCAACTCAATGACCGGCCACATGGCAGTAGGCCATTGCCGCTACTCCACCACCGGCGGCAACATCTGGCAGAACGCGCAGCCGACCCTGGGCGACACCCCCCACGGCACGCTCGCCCTGGCCCACAACGGCAACCTGGTTAACTCAGCTGACCTCTACGACCGCCTGCTGGCCAAGAACGGCGGCAAGCGCCCCGAGCGCGGTGAGCTCGCCCAGGGCAACACCACCGACACCGCCCTGGTTACAGCCCTGCTCAAGGACCACGACTTTGACAGCCTCGAAGAGGCCGCCCTCAACCTACTCCCCACCCTCTCAGGTGCCTTCTGCCTGGTCTTCATGGACGAGCACACCCTCTACGCTGCGCGCGACCCCCAGGGCGTGCGTCCGCTGGTCTTGGGTCGTCTTGACCGCGGCTGGGTTATTGCCTCAGAAACCGCTGCCCTCGACATCGTCGGTGCCTCCTTCGTGCGCGAGGTAGAGCCCGGTGAGTTCATCACCATCGACGAGGACGGCTTGCGCTCCCAACACTTCGCCGAAGCCAAACCCGCCGGTTGCGTCTTTGAGTACGTCTACCTGGCCCGCCCCGATACCACGATTTCGGGCCGCAGTGTCTACGAATCCCGTGTTGAGATGGGGCGTCAGCTGGCCCGTGAGCATAAGGTGGAGGCTGACCTGGTCATGCCCACTCCCGAATCGGGCACCCCGGCTGCTATTGGCTACGCTGAGGAATCCGGCATTCCCTTCGGCAACGGCCTGGTCAAGAACGCCTATGTGGGCCGCACCTTCATTCAGCCTTCACAGACCATCCGCCAGCTGGGCATTAGGCTCAAGCTCAACCCCCTGCGCTCGGTGGTAGAGGGTAAGCGTCTGGTCGTGATTGACGATTCTATCGTTCGCGGTAACACCCAGCGCGCCCTGGTGCGCATGCTGCGAGAGGCGGGCGCTAAAGAGGTGCATGTGCGTATCTCCTCCCCGCCGGTCAAGTGGCCCTGCTTCTACGGCATCGACTTTGCCTCGCGCTCCGAGCTAATTGCTAACGGCCTGACCATTGAAGAAATCGGTAAGTCGCTGGGTGCAGATTCCCTGGGCTTCATCTCAGAAGAGGGCATGATTGCCGCAACTGAGCAGCCCCGCGAGCGCCTGTGCACCGCCTGCTTTACCGGTAAGTACCCCATCGAGCTGCCCAGCGAAGACCGCCGCGGCAAGTCCATCTTTGATGATTCCAAGGGCGGCCCTCTGGCCGGTACCGCAGCTGAGGTGACGGTGGAGCGTCCTGTTGCCCATAAGCCTTCTAAGGCCAAGGCGGTGTCTATCGAAACCCGCCCCGGCACCGAGGCGCTGGAGCACAAGTTTGATAGTACCCCGGCGGCGTCATTGGGCACCGGCTCTTGTGAGCCTGGCCCCGATTCAGACCTTGAAGATTTAGTCCTTCCCCAAGATACGATTCCTGCCGATTCTACCGGCACTGACCGAGAGGCCCGCTAA
- a CDS encoding asparaginase, with protein sequence MQTFTAQQAAELAVVTRGNFIESRHVGSLVVLAPDGSNALSIGTPEALVYARSALKPLQAIASMNAGAELQGAQIALAAGSHTGSFEHMKVAQSVLAEAGLTAEALLCPPAWPSDEPSYHALIKAGHGKQRLAFNCSGKHAAFLWGCVKSGWQTENYTDPSHPLQELVLETIEEFTGETPQHVTVDGCGAPVAATSLMGLARAYSTLGAAVENIKADARAATVATAMVDYPEYVHGPGGSDTVLAETLDAVVKRGAEGVLAIGLRSGASVALKTLDGSNRAASLVAVRALQAAGYVETEVADRAVAGTTLPITGGGQPVGSIEPGAAFEGLL encoded by the coding sequence ATGCAGACTTTTACCGCGCAACAGGCAGCAGAGCTGGCCGTCGTGACCCGTGGCAATTTCATCGAGTCGAGGCATGTGGGTTCCCTGGTGGTACTCGCGCCCGACGGGTCTAACGCCTTGAGCATAGGAACACCTGAGGCTCTGGTCTATGCTCGTTCAGCGCTCAAACCTCTACAGGCTATTGCGTCGATGAACGCGGGGGCAGAGTTGCAGGGCGCCCAGATTGCCCTGGCAGCCGGTTCTCATACCGGTTCTTTTGAGCATATGAAAGTGGCCCAGTCGGTGCTGGCTGAGGCCGGTCTGACCGCTGAGGCCCTGCTCTGCCCACCGGCCTGGCCGTCTGATGAGCCCAGTTACCACGCCCTGATTAAGGCCGGGCACGGCAAGCAGCGTCTGGCTTTTAACTGCTCCGGCAAGCACGCGGCCTTTCTGTGGGGCTGTGTGAAGTCGGGCTGGCAGACCGAGAACTATACCGACCCGTCCCACCCGCTGCAGGAGCTGGTACTTGAGACCATTGAGGAGTTCACGGGAGAAACACCCCAGCACGTCACCGTCGATGGTTGTGGCGCTCCGGTGGCTGCGACCTCGCTGATGGGGTTGGCCCGAGCTTATTCCACCCTGGGTGCGGCGGTGGAGAATATCAAGGCTGATGCCCGTGCTGCCACCGTCGCTACCGCTATGGTGGACTATCCCGAGTACGTCCACGGCCCCGGCGGCTCCGATACGGTTCTGGCTGAAACTCTTGATGCCGTGGTCAAGCGCGGTGCCGAAGGGGTGCTGGCCATCGGTCTGCGCTCGGGCGCGTCGGTGGCTTTGAAGACGCTTGATGGTTCTAACCGTGCTGCTTCTCTGGTGGCGGTGCGGGCGCTCCAGGCGGCAGGTTATGTAGAGACTGAGGTGGCTGACCGGGCGGTTGCTGGAACCACCTTGCCCATCACCGGCGGCGGGCAGCCCGTCGGTTCTATCGAGCCGGGTGCTGCCTTTGAGGGGCTGCTCTAA
- the purM gene encoding phosphoribosylformylglycinamidine cyclo-ligase: protein MSENQNAVTYASAGVDVEAGDRAVELMKDAVKATHGAGVVGGVGGFAGLFDLSVLKDYRKPYLATSTDGVGTKVSIAQKLDIHHTIGHDLVGMVVDDIVVTGARPLFMTDYIATGKVVPERIADIVRGVAEGCSLAGTALVGGETAEHPGLLAEDEYDVAGAATGIVEADELLGPDRVREGDVLIAMASSGIHSNGYSLVRKVLSVAGWKYEREVAELGRTLGEELLEPTRIYTADCLDLIEAFPVNGEDGQTGSGVRGFSHVTGGGLAANLARVLPVGTVGVVERSTWEIPAIFKLIGELGSVPQADLERTLNLGVGMIAVVDPSVADAAVERLNKRGLPSWVLGTVQKDSGEHKSNPDYVQGAKGVDGGAAVLLGAYK, encoded by the coding sequence ATGAGCGAGAACCAGAACGCAGTTACCTACGCTTCGGCTGGTGTAGATGTTGAGGCGGGCGACCGCGCTGTTGAGCTGATGAAGGACGCCGTCAAGGCAACCCACGGCGCCGGTGTAGTGGGCGGTGTGGGCGGCTTTGCTGGCCTCTTTGACCTGTCTGTGCTCAAGGATTACCGCAAGCCCTACCTGGCAACCTCCACCGATGGCGTGGGCACCAAGGTATCGATTGCCCAAAAGCTCGATATTCACCACACCATTGGTCATGACCTGGTGGGTATGGTGGTTGATGACATCGTTGTGACCGGTGCCCGCCCCCTCTTTATGACCGACTACATTGCCACCGGCAAGGTGGTGCCCGAGCGCATTGCCGATATTGTGCGCGGTGTGGCTGAGGGTTGTTCCCTGGCTGGTACCGCCCTGGTGGGCGGCGAGACCGCTGAGCACCCCGGCCTGCTGGCTGAGGACGAGTACGACGTGGCAGGTGCCGCCACCGGCATCGTCGAGGCGGACGAGCTGCTGGGCCCTGACCGTGTGCGTGAGGGCGATGTGCTGATTGCTATGGCTTCAAGCGGTATTCACTCTAATGGCTACTCCCTGGTGCGCAAGGTGCTTTCGGTTGCTGGCTGGAAGTATGAGCGTGAGGTCGCCGAGCTAGGCCGTACCCTGGGTGAGGAGCTGTTGGAGCCCACCCGCATTTACACTGCTGACTGCCTGGATTTGATTGAGGCTTTCCCGGTCAACGGTGAGGACGGGCAAACCGGTTCGGGTGTGCGCGGCTTCTCGCATGTGACCGGTGGCGGTCTGGCCGCTAACCTGGCCCGTGTGCTGCCGGTGGGCACCGTGGGTGTGGTGGAGCGTTCGACATGGGAGATTCCGGCAATTTTCAAGCTGATTGGTGAGCTGGGTTCTGTGCCCCAGGCTGACCTGGAACGTACCCTCAACCTGGGTGTGGGCATGATTGCTGTGGTTGACCCGTCGGTTGCTGATGCAGCCGTTGAGCGTCTGAACAAGCGTGGTCTGCCCTCGTGGGTGCTGGGTACCGTGCAGAAGGATTCTGGCGAGCACAAGAGCAACCCCGACTACGTGCAGGGTGCTAAGGGCGTGGACGGCGGAGCGGCAGTGCTGCTGGGGGCCTACAAGTAG
- a CDS encoding sterol carrier family protein yields MAIRRKISEADGLAAVTQVRQVFEGAENEYARAAAFAALPRGVRAASVRFLLEELATLAPGNSVEVRVPPFGVTQCIAGPRHTRGTPPNVVETDALTWCAITLGYTSWQESAAAISASGLRADLSDYLPLL; encoded by the coding sequence ATGGCGATTCGCCGCAAGATTTCCGAGGCGGACGGCCTCGCTGCCGTTACTCAGGTACGGCAGGTTTTTGAGGGGGCAGAGAATGAGTACGCCCGCGCGGCGGCTTTTGCTGCTCTGCCGCGCGGGGTGCGGGCGGCGTCCGTCCGTTTTCTGCTCGAAGAGCTGGCGACCCTTGCCCCTGGCAATTCGGTGGAGGTGCGGGTGCCGCCTTTTGGGGTGACCCAGTGTATTGCCGGGCCGCGCCATACCCGAGGTACCCCTCCCAACGTGGTTGAAACCGATGCGCTCACCTGGTGCGCTATCACCCTGGGCTATACCAGCTGGCAAGAATCAGCAGCCGCTATTTCAGCTTCTGGGCTGCGCGCTGATTTGAGCGACTATCTACCGCTTCTCTAG
- a CDS encoding Sir2 family NAD-dependent protein deacetylase, producing the protein MAARADIAATHAAALRSIDRVVAETAQPTDPQVAADGVRQLLHQGQVLVLTGAGISTGSGIPDYRGPAGSLRNHRPMTYQEFRFDEVARQRYWARSFVGWRQMNRAHPNTAHYLLAELEARGHLAGLITQNVDGLHTAAGSSTVITLHGDLSRIECLDCGADEGRTSLDARIEAANPGYLERLSSTTLQVNPDGDAEIDARFIQDFQMVGCLACGSTKLKPAVVYFGEPVPSARKQAVKELGESAHSLLVLGSSLAVMSSYKIALDFARAGKPIAVINQGPGRADARATYLWRADVTDALYAVTAPHEGI; encoded by the coding sequence ATCGCCGCGAGAGCCGACATTGCCGCCACCCACGCGGCGGCTCTGCGCTCCATCGATCGGGTGGTGGCCGAAACAGCCCAGCCCACCGACCCGCAGGTAGCGGCGGACGGCGTCCGGCAGCTTCTTCACCAAGGGCAGGTTCTGGTGCTCACCGGGGCAGGAATTTCCACAGGCTCAGGGATTCCTGACTACCGCGGTCCCGCCGGGTCCCTGCGCAACCACCGGCCCATGACCTACCAGGAATTCCGCTTTGACGAGGTGGCGCGGCAGCGCTACTGGGCCCGATCCTTTGTGGGCTGGCGGCAGATGAACCGGGCGCACCCCAACACCGCCCACTACCTGCTGGCAGAGCTGGAAGCCCGCGGACACCTGGCCGGGCTGATTACCCAGAACGTCGATGGCCTTCACACCGCAGCTGGATCGAGCACAGTCATTACCCTGCACGGGGACCTCTCCCGCATCGAGTGCCTAGACTGCGGAGCGGACGAGGGCCGCACCTCCCTGGATGCCCGCATCGAAGCCGCCAACCCCGGCTACCTCGAACGCTTATCCAGCACCACCTTGCAGGTCAACCCCGACGGTGACGCAGAGATCGACGCCCGTTTTATCCAGGATTTTCAGATGGTCGGCTGCCTGGCCTGCGGCTCCACCAAGCTCAAACCTGCCGTGGTCTACTTCGGTGAGCCCGTGCCGTCTGCCCGCAAGCAGGCCGTGAAAGAACTGGGGGAGAGCGCTCACTCCCTGCTGGTGCTGGGCTCATCTCTGGCCGTGATGAGCTCCTACAAAATCGCCCTTGATTTCGCCCGGGCTGGCAAGCCCATCGCTGTCATCAACCAGGGCCCGGGCCGGGCGGACGCACGTGCCACCTACCTCTGGCGCGCTGACGTCACCGATGCCCTCTACGCCGTTACAGCCCCGCATGAAGGCATCTAA